From the Cyanobium sp. M30B3 genome, the window GCCCGGGCTGCCGCCAGCAGTTCGGCGGCCACATCGCCCTGGGTCACCGCCACGGGCAGCTCGGCCAGGCACTCCTGCAGGAAGCGCAGCCGCCCTGGCGCCAGCGGTGCGCCGCCCGTGGTGGGGGTGCGGCCTTCGATCAGCTCCTGGTCGAACACGAACAGGGCCGGAGCGCCGGGGTGGGCACGCAGGGCCGGGTTGGCCGGTCCCAGGGCCTCGCCGTGCAGCCAGAGCAGCGGCCGCCGCGGCGGGGGCCCGGCGACCGGCGATGGCGGTGACGGTGACGGTGGCTGTGGCTGTGGCTGTGGCTGTGGCTGTGGCTGTGGCTGTGGCTGCAGCCCTGGAGCGGGACCCGAAGCCTGGGTTGCCGCCGCCGGATCCGGCGGCCGGAACAGGCGCGCCTGCAGCGCCTCGTAGCTCGCCTCGAACGGGCAGCCGCCGCGGGCCAGCGGACACGCCCGGCAGTACCGCCCGGAACTGAAGCGCTCCAGGTTGGCGCGGTTGAAGATGTAGGGCTTGTGGCTGAAGCTGCTGGCCACCCACTGCCAGCTGAGGTTGTTGCTGGCGGGGTCGCCATCGAGCAGGTGCTGCAGGAACCAGCGGGCCCCGGCCTGCCAGCGCACCCGCCGCCAGTGCACCACATAGGCCGCCAGCCACATCCGGGCGTGGTTGTGCAGCCAGCCGGTGCCGATGAGCTCGGCCACGAAGCCGTCGATGCAGGCGAGCCCCGTTGCCCCTCCGGCGAGATCGGCGGGCAGCCCGGGCGCGTAGGCCCCGGGCGGGTGGCCGGTGCTGAGCGGTTCCCGGTCGACCCAGATGCCCTCGCCCAGCTGCTGCCAGAGCCGCTGCCAGTAGTCGCGCCAGCCGAGCTCACGGATCAGCGTCTCGCCGGCGCGGCGCTGGGCCGGGCTCCAGCGCCGGGCAGCGGGCGCGGAGGGGAACAGCTCGCCCTGCAGCGCCGCTTCGGGCTCGCCCGGGGCCCGCAGGCGCTCGAACACCGCGTCGCGCACCTCCGCCAGGGTGAGCACCCCGTGGCGGATGTAGGGAGAGAGCCGGGTCACGGCCCCATCCAGGTGATTGCGGCTGGCGCCGTAGCGGGCCGGATCGATGGCGGCCAGGCGCTGCTCCGCCGCCCGGCGGCCGCCCCTGGCGAAGGGATCTGGCCGGGGGGTCATGCTGGATCCTGGGCAGCGGCGTCTGGCTCGATCACGCCTCAATCACCATCTGGCTGGCCATCGCTGGTCTGCGCTGCGGGCAACGGCGCCTGGGTCGGTGGGGGCAACACCTCCAACTCGGGCGGGTTGGGCGCCGTTTCCGGGCCGATCAGGTCCACGGCGGTGCGTTGCACGACCAGCCGGAAGCGCAGGGGCGCCTGAATGCGGTTGATGAAGGCCTGCACATCCGCCACTTGCCGGGAGGTGGGCAGGGACGGGTCCGTCACCCGCACCCGGGCCCGGATCAGCGGCGGGTTCTGGTTCCAGTCGATGGAGAGTCCAACCAGATCGATGGCGGGATCACTGCCGAGGGTGATCGTGCTGCTGCGCAGCTTCTGTTCAACCGCCACCTCAAGCTGCTGGGCCTTGGTCTCCTGGCGGGCCTGCTGCAGCAGGCGAACGAAGCTGCTGCCCAGCGGAATCACCAGCAGGGCGGTGAGGGCCAGGCTGGTGAGGCCGAGCCTGCTGTGAAACAGGCGGCCTCGGTACACCGGCACCAGCGTGCCCAGCGCCGCCATCGCCCCCACCATGATCCCCAGCAGATTGGTGGTGAACAGCAGCAGCGCCCCGTAGGCCTGGATCCAGAAGGAGGAGGCCAGCAGGACACCCACCACGCACATCGGGGGAACCAGGGCCACGGCGATCGCCAGGCCGGCCAGGGCCGAAATCGCATCCTTCCTCAATTTGGCGAACATCGCCACCGCTCCGGCCACCAGGGCCACCCCCAGGTCCAGCAGGTTGGGGCTGGTGCGGTTGATCACCTCGCTGCCGAAGCTGGGGAAGGCCACCAGATGCCCCACCGCCATCGCCAGCAGCACGCAGATCACCACACCCAGCATCAGGGTGCGCAGGGCCCGCAGGAACATCGGCAGGCGTCCCTGCAGGATCTCGAAGGCCATTGCCTGCAGCGGCAGGATCCAGGGGGCCACCACCATGGCCCCGATCACCACCCCGGGGCTGTTGGCCAGCAGGCCCAGGGTGGCGATCAGGGTGGCACCCACGGTGAGCACCACGAACACCTGGCTGAAACTGGCCTCGCGCTCAAACTCCCCGCGCAGGGCGTCGAGCCGGGCGGCGTCGAGCGGGAGCATGCCACTGCGCATCAGGTCTCGCGGCTGGAGAGGCAGGGGACACGCGATTTGATGCTAGGTAGGCCTCCGGACTGCGGGCAACGCGTCCCTTCGAGGGGCCCATCCGCCCGGGCGGGGGCGGGGGCCGGCTGCCGCCCCTGCGGGAGAATCGAGCCAATACAACCGGCTCCCCATGCTTCTCGATCTGCGCGGCAAGAAAGCCCTGGTCACCGGCATCGCCAACAACAAGTCGATCGCCTGGGGCATCGCCCAGCAGCTGCATGCCGCCGGCTGTGAGCTGGGCGTCACCTATCTGCCCGATGAGAAGGGCCGCTTCGAGGGCAAGGTGCGCGACCTCACCGCCCCGCTGGCTCCCACCCTGTTCGAGCCCCTCAACGTGCAGGAGCCGACCCAGATCGCTGCGGTGTTCAGCAGGGTGCAGGAGCAGTGGGGCTCGATCGACGTGCTGGTGCACTGCCTGGCCTTCGCCGGCAAGGAGGAACTGATCGGCGACTACAGCGCCATCTCCCCCGAGGGCTTCGCCCGGGCCCTGGAGGTGAGCGCCTACTCCCTGGCCCCGCTGTGCCGCTACGCCAAACCCCTGTTCAACCCCGGCGGCAGCGTGATCACCCTCAGCTACCTGGGCGCCGAGCGCGCCATCCCCAACTACAACGTGATGGGCGTGGCCAAGGCGGCCCTGGAGGCCTCGGTGCGTTACCTGGCGGCCGAGCTGGGCCCGGAGCGGCAGGTGCGCGTGAACGCCATCAGCGCCGGCCCGATCCGCACCTTGGCGAGTTCGGCGATCGGCGGCATCCTCGACATGATCCACAACGTGGAGGAGAAAGCCCCCCTGCGCCGCACCGTGACCCAGGACGAGGTGGGCAACGCCGCCGCCTTTCTGGCCAGCCCCCTGGCCAGCGGCATCACCGGCCAGGTGCTGTATGTGGACGCCGGCTACTGCATCACGGGGATGTGAAGGCTCAACCCCGCTGGTGACGGGCGAGGCTGGCGGGGGAGAACAGGAAGCCCTCCGCACGGGCGATGGCCACCACGGCGCTGCCATCAGCGGCGGCATCGATCTGCTGCTGGAGGGCAGGGGTGGCCTGAGCCTTGGCCAGAAAAGCAATTAGCTGTGCTTTTGACATTGAGATTGCCAATAAGTTCGCCTTAACCCTAGGCCGTCGTCGCCGGCCCGTGCCCCGGCATGATCGAGAGCTTCGATCCAGAGCCCCCAGGGCGGGGACAGCCATGCGCACGGGCACCATCCACCGCGTCACCGGCGAAACCGAGGTGCGCGTGCAGCTGAACCTCGACGGCACGGGCCGCTGCCAGGCCAGCACCGGCGTGCCCTTTCTCGATCACATGCTCCACCAGATCAGCAGCCACGGCCTGATCGACCTGGAGATCAGCGCCACGGGCGACACCCACATCGACGACCACCACACCAACGAGGACGTGGGCATCGCCTTCGGCCAGGCCCTGGCCCAGGCCCTGGGCGAGCGGCGCGGCATCCACCGCTTCGGCCACTTCGTGGCGCCGCTGGATGAGGCCCTGGTGCAGGTGGCGCTCGACTGCAGCGGCCGCCCGCACCTCAGCTACAGCCTGCAGATCCCGGCCCAGAAGATCGGCAGCTACGACACCGAGCTGGTGAAGGAGTTCTTCGTGGCGGTGGTGAACAACAGCGGCCTCACCCTGCACATCCGCCAGCTGGATGGGGCCAACTCCCACCACATCGTGGAGGCCTGCTTCAAGGCCTTCGCCCGGGCGCTGCGCCTGGCCACCGAGATCGACCCCCGCCGCGCCGGTGCCGTGCCCAGCAGCAAGGGGGTGCTGGAGCAGGCCGGCGCCCAGTAGGGCCTCAGCCCAGGGGTGGGCGGGCCCAGAGAAACAGGCCGTGGCGGTTGGCCTCGGCCATGGTGAGCTCGGTGTCGAGCAGCAGGGCGCCGCGGGCTTCCCAGGCGATCCCCGCCAGACCGGCGGCAGCGGCCTTGGCCACGGTGATGGGCCCGATCGCCGGCAGGTCCATGCGGCGGTCCTGATGGAGCTTCGGTGCCTTGTAGAGCACGCCGGAGCGGCTGCCGGCGGGCTGGTCGTCCCGGGTGGCGGCCACCCACTCGAGCATGGCGTCGGTGCCGGGCAGGGATTCGGTGGCCAGGCAGAGTCCGCCGGCCACCACGGCCCCCTGGCCCACGTCCACCGCCGAGATCGCCTCCACGATGTAGGCCGCCCGCTCCACATCGGCGCGATCCTGGTCGCTGGGAACCTTGCTGGCGTACAGGCCCGGCTCGGGCAGGAGGCTGGGGGCCACGTCCTCCACGCCCACCACCTCCAGGCCGAGCTCCTCGATGATCTCCGCCAGGGCCCGCAGGGAGGCGTCGTCCCCCTTGCGCAGGGAGGCCAGGATCCGCGGAGCGGCCAGCAGGGTGGAGCTCTCGAAACGCAGGGGATTGAGATGGCGGGGACGATGGAACTTGCCCACCATCACCACCTGGCGGACTCCCCGCGCCTCCAGGGAGCGGAAGAAGGAGATCGCGCGCTCGAAATAAAACTCCTCCGCATCCTCGAGATCCACCGGGATGCCGTGGGGGTGGCAGCAGAGGTGGGACCGGCCGGCCGCGCTGAGGGCCTGGGAGAGCAGGCCGGGCAGCACTCCTGAACCGGCGATGATCGCGAGGTTGGGATCACCCATCCGGGCCGGCTGCAACCGCTGCATCGTGCCTGCAGTCAACTGCCCCGGAGCGGGACACGCCCCCCGGGAGTGGACACGTGCTGGGGCGTCATGTCCGGCAGGCCTGGAGCAGGTGCCGGGGCACGTCCCCCAGGCTGAGCCGCTGCTCGGCAGCCTCGGCCCGCAGGTCCTTGAGCCGCACCACCCCCGCGGCCGTCTCGCCATCGCCGATCACGGCCGCGAAGCGGGCGCCGGAGCGATCGGCGCGCTTGAACTGCTTGGCGAAGGCGGCGCCACTGGCATCCCACTCCACCGCCAGGCCGGCGGCCCGGCAGGAGCGGGCCAGCGGAACCGCCAGGGCCTCGGCCGCCTCACCCCGGCTCACCACGTAGAGGTCCAGCGGCTGCGCGGGGGGCGCGCTGGCCTGGCTGAGCAGCAGCACCAGCCGCTCCAGGCCCAGGGCCCAGCCGATCGCCGGGGTGGGCGGGCCGCCGAGCTGCTGCACCAGGCCGTCGTAGCGGCCGCCGCCACACACCGTGGCCTGGGCCCCGAGCTGGCTGCTGGTGATCTCAAAGGCGGTGTGGCTGTAGTAGTCGAGACCGCGCACCAGCCGGGGATTGAGCTGGAAGGGGATGCCCAGAGCCTCCAGCCCCCGGCGCACGGCCGCGAAGCGCTCGTGACTCTCGCCGCTGAGGGCATCGGCGAGGGTGGGGGCACCGGCCAGCAGGGCCTGGGTGCCTGGATTCTTGGAATCGAGCACCCGCAGGGGGTTGGCGTGGATGCGGGCCTGGGAGTCGGGATCGAGCTGATCGCGGTGGGCCTCCAGCCAGGCCACCAGCTCCGTTCGGTAGCGCGCCCGGTCGTCGGCGCTGCCGAGGGTGTTGAGCTCCAGGGCCAGGCCGCCCACGCCCAGATCGGCCAGCAGGTCCCAGGCGATGGCGATCGCCTCCACATCGCTGCGGGCATCGGCAAAGCCGAGCAACTCCAGGCCGATCTGGTGGAACTGGCGCTGGCGGCCGGCCTGGGGCCGCTCATAGCGGAACATCGGCCCGCCATACCAGAGCCGCTGCGCCCCCTGGCTGAGCAGGCCGTGCTGGATGGCGGCCCGCACCACCGAGGCGGTGCCCTCGGGCCGCAGGGTGCAGCTGCGCTCGCCGCGGTCGAGGAAGGTGTACATCTCCTTGCCCACCACATCGGTGGCCTCGCCGATGCCGCGGGCGAACAGCTCGGTGACCTCCAGCAGCGGCGTGCGGATCTCCTGCACGGCCGCCCGCTGGAAGTGGGCGCGGGCCGTGGCCTCCACGTGCTGCCAGAGCGGGGTCTGCTCGGGCAGCAGATCAACCATGCCGCGCAGGCTCTGGAGCGAGGCCAATCGGTTCAGGGCAAGTGGGGCGAGTCTGCCTGGCGACGCGGATCAGCCGGCGTACTGGCGGTACCAGGCGGCGAAGCGCTCCACCCCCTGGCGCAGCGGCGTGGAGGGCCGGAAGCCCACCCAGGCCTCCAGGGCCCGGGTGTCGGCGGCGGTGGCCTCCACATCCCCCGGCTGCATCGGCTCCAGCTGCAGGATCGCCGGCCGCTCCAGGGCCCGCTCCAGCTCGGCGATGAACTGGAGCAGCTCCTCGGGCTGGGCGTTGCCGATGTTGAACAGGCGGTGCGGCGCCCAGCTGGTGGCCGGATCCGGCAGCGCGGCATCGAAGTGGGGATTGGCCGTGGCCGGCTTGTCGAGGCAGCGGATCACCCCCTCGACGATGTCGTCGATGTAGGTGAAATCGCGGCGCATGCGCCCGTGGTTGAACACGCGGATCGGCTCTCCGGCCCGGATGGCCCGGGCAAACAGCATCGGCGCCATGTCCGGCCGGCCCCAGGGGCCGTACACAGTGAAAAAGCGCAGGCCGGTGGCCGGCAGCCCGTACAGATGGCTGTAGGTGTGGGCCATCAGCTCGTTGGCCTTCTTGGTGGCGGCATACAGGCTCACCGGATGGTTCACCGGCTGCGATTCCGCAAACGGCAGGTTGCGGTTACCGCCGTACACCGAGCTGCTGCTGGCATACACCAGGTGCTCCACCTGCTGGTGGCGGCAACCCTCCAGCACGTGGCCCATGGCCACCAGGTTGCTCTGCACGTAGGCGCCGGGGTTCTCCAGGGAGTAGCGCACCCCGGCCTGGGCCGCCAGGTGGATCACCCGGCTGGGGGCCACGGCCGCCAGCAGCGCCGCCAGCGCCGGACCATCGGCCAGGTGGAGCTGGTGAAACCGCCAGGCGCTCGGGCAGCCGCTGGCAGCGACTTGCGCCCCCAGCCGCTCCAGCCGCGCGCGCTTGAGGGCGGGGTCGTAATAGGGGTTGAGGTTGTCGACCCCCACCACCTGCTCGCCACGGTCCAGCAGCCGCTCGCACACGGCAGCTCCGATGAAGCCGGCGGCGCCGGTGACGAGAACGGTCATCGCCGCTGGCCGCACCCGTGGCTCAGCATCAGGCCACCGCGGTGCCGTCGTTCAGCAGCTCCCGGAACCAGGCGATGGTGGGCTCCAGCCCCTGCTCCAGCGCCACGGTGGGCTGCCAGCCCAGCTCCCGCTGGGCCAGGTCGATCACCGGCTGGCGCTGCAGGGGATCGTCGGCCGGCAGGGGCTTTTCGATCAGCGGCAGGTCGGGGTTGATGCGGGCGCGCACCAGCTCGGCCAGCTGGCGGATGGTGAACTCGCCGGGGTTGCCGATGTTCATCGGGCCGGTGTGGCTGCCGTTCATCAGCCGGATCATGCCCTCCACCAGGTCGTCCACGTAGCAGAAGGAGCGGGTCTGGCTGCCATCGCCGTAGAGGGTGAGCGGCTCACCGCGCAGGGCCTGCACGATGAAGTTGCTCACCACCCGGCCGTCGTCGGGCAGCATGCGCGGGCCGTAGGTGTTGAAGATGCGCATCACGCGGATCTCGGTGCCGTGCATGCGCTGGTAGTCGAAACAGAGGGTTTCGGCGATGCGCTTGCCCTCGTCGTAGCAGCTGCGGATACCGATCGTGTTCACACAACCGCGGTAGCTCTCCGGCTGGGGGTGCACCTCCGGATCGCCGTACACCTCACTGGTGCTGGCCAGCAGCAGCCGGGCGCCCACCCGCCGGGCCAGGCCCAGCATGTTGTAGGTGCCGAGGAAGCTGGTCTTGGCCGTCTTGATCGGGTTGAACTGGTAATGCACCGGCGAGGCGGGGCAGGCCAGGTGCCAGATGCGGTCCACCTCCAGGCGGATCGGATCGGTCACGTCGTGGCGGATCAGTTCAAAGCGCGGATGGCCGATCCACTGGGCGATGTTGCTCTTGCGGCCGGTGAAGTAGTTGTCGAGGCAGATCACCTCCTGGCCGGCCTCCATCAGCCGATCCACCAGGTGGGAGCCCACGAAGCCGGCGCCGCCGGTCACCAGGTTGCGGGGCAGGGAGGATGGCATGGTCTCAGCCCTCCCCCACGGTCCACACGTTCAGGCCGGCGGCCCGGGCGGCGGCACCATCGGCCCTGGCGCGGGCGTCGAACAGCCAGGCCGGCTGGCGCATCACCGCCGCCACCGCCGGCCAGTCGATCCCGGCGAACTGCTGCCATTCGGTGAGCAGCAGCAGGGCATCGGCGCCACTGGCGGCCTGGTGCACGTCGGCCACCTGCTGCCAGCTGCCCTCACCCAGGCCGGCCGCCTGGCCCAGGTCGGCAGCGATCTGGCCCTCGGGCACCTTCGGGTCGAGGATCTGCACGATTGCCCCCTCCTCAAGCAGATCCCGGCATACCCGGATCGCCGGCGATTCGCGCGTGTCGTTGGTGTCGGCCTTGAAGGCAAAGCCCAGCACACCGATGCGCTTGCCGGTCACGGTGCCGAACAGCCTGGTCACCACCAGCCGGGCGATGCGCCGCTGCTGCCAGTGGTTGAGCGCCACCACCTGCTCCCAGTAGGCCGCCACCTCCTCGAGGCCGTAGTGGCGGCAGAGATACACCAGGTTGAGGATGTCCTTCTGGAAGCAGCTGCCGCCGAAACCCGGCCCGGCCTGCAGAAACTTGGGACCGATGCGGCTGTCGGCACCGATGGCTCGGGCCACCTCGCGCACATCGGCGCCGGTGGCCTCGCAGAAGGCGGCAATGCCGTTGATCGAGCTGATCCGCTGGGCCAGGAAGGCGTTGGCGGTGAGCTTGGAGAGCTCGCTGCTCCAGAGGTTGGTGGTGAGGATGCGCTCGCTCGGCACCCACTGGCCGTACACCCCGGCCAGGCAAGCGATGGCGGCGGGGTCCTCGCCGCCGATCAGCACCCGGTCGGGCGCCTCCAGATCGGGGATGGCGGTGCCCTCGGCCAGAAACTCGGGGTTGGAGAGCACCGAGAAACTGCGGCCGTCGCCGTTCGGCGTGGCGGCCGCCAGGATCTTCTGGATCACTTCGGCGGTGCGCACCGGCAGGGTGCTCTTCTCCACCACGATCGTGTGGCCGCGCGCCGCCCTGGCCACCGAGCGGGCACTGGCCTCCACCCACTTGAGATCGCTGGCCTGGCCGGCGCCCAGGCCCCTGGTCTTGGTGGGGGTGTTCACGGAGATGAACACCATGTCGGCCGCGCCGATCGCCTCATCCACCGCGGTGCTGAAGTGCAGGTTGCGGCCGCGGGCCCGGCCCACCACCGCATCGAGACCCGGCTCATACACCGGCAGCTTGCCCAGGTCGGGATCATTCCAGGCGGCAATGCGCTCGGCGTTCAGGTCCACCACCGTGACCTGCACCCCGGGACAGCGATCGGCGATCACCGCCATCGTGGGACCGCCCACATAGCCAGCGCCGATGCAGCAGATGCGCTGGACGTCTGGGCTGGACATGGAGTGGGAACCAGAGCAGTGCTGAGATTACGACGCTTCGTCTCTGACCTGGGTTGCGGAAACCGCAGCCTGCGGGCGCTTTGGCGACCTGAGGGTGCGCCAGCTGAAATCGTTGAGCACGCCCAGAGGAGCAAAGGGCGCGTCAGCCAGGGAAATATCCAGCAGATGAGGCCGCCCCGAACGGATGCGCATGCCGTCGCTGTAGGGAAAGGTGAGAGTCTGACCGGTGTTCAAGGTGCCCACGAAGACCAGCTGACTGTCTGCGGAGCGCAGCTCCAGCCACACCTCCTGCCTGGGCCTCAGACGCAACGTGGGGGCAGCGGGCCGGGGGGCCACCGCCGGAGCCGGGGGCCTGGCCGGCCGAGTCTGACGAGAGACAGCCTGAGACCGTGGCACCGGACGGGCCTTGTGGGCCTGCCAGGCCAGCCACCACGACCAGAATCAGGGATCCGCCGGCGGCAGCCAGGGTCAACGGCCAGGGAGCAAGGTTCCTGAGCCAACGCTGCCGTCCTCGCCACCACAACGGCAAGGTCTCCCCCAGGGAGGAACGCGCAGGGGGAAGCACAGCCTCAGCGTGAATGCAGTCCTGAATGAGCAACTGCAAACGCTGACGTTCGTCTGTCAAGCGCGCAATCTCCTGGACGAGAGCACGCACCTGGGAGCCGAACTTATCTTCATAGATCTGCGGCAACTCATCGATCAGCCGCTGATACTCCTCCAGCTCCATGCAGGCCGCAGCAAGCTCCCGCTCCAGACCATTGAAATGGTCAGGATCAGA encodes:
- a CDS encoding deoxyribodipyrimidine photolyase, which produces MTPRPDPFARGGRRAAEQRLAAIDPARYGASRNHLDGAVTRLSPYIRHGVLTLAEVRDAVFERLRAPGEPEAALQGELFPSAPAARRWSPAQRRAGETLIRELGWRDYWQRLWQQLGEGIWVDREPLSTGHPPGAYAPGLPADLAGGATGLACIDGFVAELIGTGWLHNHARMWLAAYVVHWRRVRWQAGARWFLQHLLDGDPASNNLSWQWVASSFSHKPYIFNRANLERFSSGRYCRACPLARGGCPFEASYEALQARLFRPPDPAAATQASGPAPGLQPQPQPQPQPQPQPQPPSPSPPSPVAGPPPRRPLLWLHGEALGPANPALRAHPGAPALFVFDQELIEGRTPTTGGAPLAPGRLRFLQECLAELPVAVTQGDVAAELLAAARASGADGIVTSRAVDPRFRQIAGRVATVLPLQVLEPEPFVALPIEGEGAPDLRRFSRYWRVAEPLVWGGLAGGVAGGLSS
- a CDS encoding DUF389 domain-containing protein, producing MRSGMLPLDAARLDALRGEFEREASFSQVFVVLTVGATLIATLGLLANSPGVVIGAMVVAPWILPLQAMAFEILQGRLPMFLRALRTLMLGVVICVLLAMAVGHLVAFPSFGSEVINRTSPNLLDLGVALVAGAVAMFAKLRKDAISALAGLAIAVALVPPMCVVGVLLASSFWIQAYGALLLFTTNLLGIMVGAMAALGTLVPVYRGRLFHSRLGLTSLALTALLVIPLGSSFVRLLQQARQETKAQQLEVAVEQKLRSSTITLGSDPAIDLVGLSIDWNQNPPLIRARVRVTDPSLPTSRQVADVQAFINRIQAPLRFRLVVQRTAVDLIGPETAPNPPELEVLPPPTQAPLPAAQTSDGQPDGD
- the fabI gene encoding enoyl-ACP reductase FabI encodes the protein MLLDLRGKKALVTGIANNKSIAWGIAQQLHAAGCELGVTYLPDEKGRFEGKVRDLTAPLAPTLFEPLNVQEPTQIAAVFSRVQEQWGSIDVLVHCLAFAGKEELIGDYSAISPEGFARALEVSAYSLAPLCRYAKPLFNPGGSVITLSYLGAERAIPNYNVMGVAKAALEASVRYLAAELGPERQVRVNAISAGPIRTLASSAIGGILDMIHNVEEKAPLRRTVTQDEVGNAAAFLASPLASGITGQVLYVDAGYCITGM
- a CDS encoding Nif11-like leader peptide family natural product precursor, with amino-acid sequence MSKAQLIAFLAKAQATPALQQQIDAAADGSAVVAIARAEGFLFSPASLARHQRG
- the hisB gene encoding imidazoleglycerol-phosphate dehydratase HisB; this encodes MRTGTIHRVTGETEVRVQLNLDGTGRCQASTGVPFLDHMLHQISSHGLIDLEISATGDTHIDDHHTNEDVGIAFGQALAQALGERRGIHRFGHFVAPLDEALVQVALDCSGRPHLSYSLQIPAQKIGSYDTELVKEFFVAVVNNSGLTLHIRQLDGANSHHIVEACFKAFARALRLATEIDPRRAGAVPSSKGVLEQAGAQ
- the lpxI gene encoding UDP-2,3-diacylglucosamine diphosphatase LpxI (LpxI, functionally equivalent to LpxH, replaces it in LPS biosynthesis in a minority of bacteria.), translated to MGDPNLAIIAGSGVLPGLLSQALSAAGRSHLCCHPHGIPVDLEDAEEFYFERAISFFRSLEARGVRQVVMVGKFHRPRHLNPLRFESSTLLAAPRILASLRKGDDASLRALAEIIEELGLEVVGVEDVAPSLLPEPGLYASKVPSDQDRADVERAAYIVEAISAVDVGQGAVVAGGLCLATESLPGTDAMLEWVAATRDDQPAGSRSGVLYKAPKLHQDRRMDLPAIGPITVAKAAAAGLAGIAWEARGALLLDTELTMAEANRHGLFLWARPPLG
- a CDS encoding histidine--tRNA ligase, whose translation is MASLQSLRGMVDLLPEQTPLWQHVEATARAHFQRAAVQEIRTPLLEVTELFARGIGEATDVVGKEMYTFLDRGERSCTLRPEGTASVVRAAIQHGLLSQGAQRLWYGGPMFRYERPQAGRQRQFHQIGLELLGFADARSDVEAIAIAWDLLADLGVGGLALELNTLGSADDRARYRTELVAWLEAHRDQLDPDSQARIHANPLRVLDSKNPGTQALLAGAPTLADALSGESHERFAAVRRGLEALGIPFQLNPRLVRGLDYYSHTAFEITSSQLGAQATVCGGGRYDGLVQQLGGPPTPAIGWALGLERLVLLLSQASAPPAQPLDLYVVSRGEAAEALAVPLARSCRAAGLAVEWDASGAAFAKQFKRADRSGARFAAVIGDGETAAGVVRLKDLRAEAAEQRLSLGDVPRHLLQACRT
- a CDS encoding NAD-dependent epimerase translates to MTVLVTGAAGFIGAAVCERLLDRGEQVVGVDNLNPYYDPALKRARLERLGAQVAASGCPSAWRFHQLHLADGPALAALLAAVAPSRVIHLAAQAGVRYSLENPGAYVQSNLVAMGHVLEGCRHQQVEHLVYASSSSVYGGNRNLPFAESQPVNHPVSLYAATKKANELMAHTYSHLYGLPATGLRFFTVYGPWGRPDMAPMLFARAIRAGEPIRVFNHGRMRRDFTYIDDIVEGVIRCLDKPATANPHFDAALPDPATSWAPHRLFNIGNAQPEELLQFIAELERALERPAILQLEPMQPGDVEATAADTRALEAWVGFRPSTPLRQGVERFAAWYRQYAG
- a CDS encoding SDR family oxidoreductase, giving the protein MPSSLPRNLVTGGAGFVGSHLVDRLMEAGQEVICLDNYFTGRKSNIAQWIGHPRFELIRHDVTDPIRLEVDRIWHLACPASPVHYQFNPIKTAKTSFLGTYNMLGLARRVGARLLLASTSEVYGDPEVHPQPESYRGCVNTIGIRSCYDEGKRIAETLCFDYQRMHGTEIRVMRIFNTYGPRMLPDDGRVVSNFIVQALRGEPLTLYGDGSQTRSFCYVDDLVEGMIRLMNGSHTGPMNIGNPGEFTIRQLAELVRARINPDLPLIEKPLPADDPLQRQPVIDLAQRELGWQPTVALEQGLEPTIAWFRELLNDGTAVA
- a CDS encoding nucleotide sugar dehydrogenase gives rise to the protein MSSPDVQRICCIGAGYVGGPTMAVIADRCPGVQVTVVDLNAERIAAWNDPDLGKLPVYEPGLDAVVGRARGRNLHFSTAVDEAIGAADMVFISVNTPTKTRGLGAGQASDLKWVEASARSVARAARGHTIVVEKSTLPVRTAEVIQKILAAATPNGDGRSFSVLSNPEFLAEGTAIPDLEAPDRVLIGGEDPAAIACLAGVYGQWVPSERILTTNLWSSELSKLTANAFLAQRISSINGIAAFCEATGADVREVARAIGADSRIGPKFLQAGPGFGGSCFQKDILNLVYLCRHYGLEEVAAYWEQVVALNHWQQRRIARLVVTRLFGTVTGKRIGVLGFAFKADTNDTRESPAIRVCRDLLEEGAIVQILDPKVPEGQIAADLGQAAGLGEGSWQQVADVHQAASGADALLLLTEWQQFAGIDWPAVAAVMRQPAWLFDARARADGAAARAAGLNVWTVGEG
- a CDS encoding DUF4115 domain-containing protein — encoded protein: MWLELRSADSQLVFVGTLNTGQTLTFPYSDGMRIRSGRPHLLDISLADAPFAPLGVLNDFSWRTLRSPKRPQAAVSATQVRDEAS